The following are encoded in a window of Rosa chinensis cultivar Old Blush chromosome 4, RchiOBHm-V2, whole genome shotgun sequence genomic DNA:
- the LOC112198530 gene encoding gamma-secretase subunit APH1-like isoform X1 — translation MTIAAGIGYALLALGPSLSLFISVISKKPFLVLTVLSSTLLWLVSLIMLSGLWRPFLPLKSSAWWPYSLLIFTSVLFQEALRILFWKVYKKLEDTLDAFADRVSKPRLYMTDKMQIALAGGLGHGVAHAVFFCLSLLTPAFGPGTFFVDRCSKIPFFLLSAIIALAFVTIHTFSMVIAFNGYAEGNKVDQIFVPLVHLVAGMVTLVNFASGGCIIGIPLLYFVAVLTLLHCGKMVWRRLTENRHRPVM, via the exons atgACGATAGCAGCAGGGATCGGTTACGCCTTGTTAGCACTCGGCCCGTctctctcccttttcatctCTGTTATCTCCAAAAAGCCCTTCCTGGTTCTCACCGTCCTTTCCAG TACATTGCTATGGCTTGTAAGTCTCATCATGTTGTCGGGACTGTGGAGGCCATTTCTGCCTCTGAAATCATCCGCATGGTGGCCCTACAGCCTCCTCATATTCACCTCAGTTCTCTTTCAAGAAGCCCTTCGGATTCTTTTCTGGAAGGTCTATAA GAAGTTGGAAGATACATTGGATGCATTTGCTGATAGAGTATCTAAACCACGCCTGTATATGACTGATAAGATGCAAATTGCTCTGG CTGGTGGTTTGGGTCATGGCGTGGCACATGCTGTGTTCTTTTGTCTCAGTCTCTTAACACCAGCATTTGGTCCAGGAACTTTTTTTGTCGACAGGTGCTCAAAGAtacccttttttcttctttctg CTATCATTGCCCTTGCATTTGTTACAATTCACACATTTTCAATGGTCATTGCATTTAATGGATATGCAGAAGGCAATAAAGTGGACCAGATTTTTGTTCCTTTAGTTCATCTTGTTGCAGGGATGGTG ACACTAGTTAATTTTGCATCTGGGGGATGTATTATTGGTATTCCTCTCCTCTACTTTGTCGCTGTGTTAACCTTATTGCATTGTGGGAAGATGGTGTGGAGAAGGTTAACAGAGAACAGACACAGACCGGTCATGTAG
- the LOC112198530 gene encoding gamma-secretase subunit APH1-like isoform X2 gives MTIAAGIGYALLALGPSLSLFISVISKKPFLVLTVLSSTLLWLVSLIMLSGLWRPFLPLKSSAWWPYSLLIFTSVLFQEALRILFWKVYKKLEDTLDAFADRVSKPRLYMTDKMQIALAGGLGHGVAHAVFFCLSLLTPAFGPGTFFVDRCSKIPFFLLSAIIALAFVTIHTFSMVIAFNGYAEGNKVDQIFVPLVHLVAGMVVCVMQPNLRCDA, from the exons atgACGATAGCAGCAGGGATCGGTTACGCCTTGTTAGCACTCGGCCCGTctctctcccttttcatctCTGTTATCTCCAAAAAGCCCTTCCTGGTTCTCACCGTCCTTTCCAG TACATTGCTATGGCTTGTAAGTCTCATCATGTTGTCGGGACTGTGGAGGCCATTTCTGCCTCTGAAATCATCCGCATGGTGGCCCTACAGCCTCCTCATATTCACCTCAGTTCTCTTTCAAGAAGCCCTTCGGATTCTTTTCTGGAAGGTCTATAA GAAGTTGGAAGATACATTGGATGCATTTGCTGATAGAGTATCTAAACCACGCCTGTATATGACTGATAAGATGCAAATTGCTCTGG CTGGTGGTTTGGGTCATGGCGTGGCACATGCTGTGTTCTTTTGTCTCAGTCTCTTAACACCAGCATTTGGTCCAGGAACTTTTTTTGTCGACAGGTGCTCAAAGAtacccttttttcttctttctg CTATCATTGCCCTTGCATTTGTTACAATTCACACATTTTCAATGGTCATTGCATTTAATGGATATGCAGAAGGCAATAAAGTGGACCAGATTTTTGTTCCTTTAGTTCATCTTGTTGCAGGGATGGTG gtttgtgtgatgcaacctaaccttaggtgtgatgcctaa